In Coregonus clupeaformis isolate EN_2021a chromosome 7, ASM2061545v1, whole genome shotgun sequence, one genomic interval encodes:
- the LOC121569649 gene encoding gastrula zinc finger protein XlCGF57.1: protein MAELETECITLGLDTLHASECVSPPLDLLRPECTSPTLHLLSSDCSTPTLGTLAAEIAEPMVMLPCVKTEPADDLDPIRTVDLSEIQPLSTAELGHEQIKMEISGLDYIKSEHHVHSLHCFHSSEYESDSYSMKSHYEPSLVFDYITHVSDSLDYIKSEQHADLQCYYTTELGAMKTEYEPNLMSSHIKTEMSLESIHMAELRTELNKLSHDGVMEGHRLDNEFPGAGGLYELQSAQAGKGSGHTSTKGHSTTPRKPRNLSGEKPFSCTQCGKNFSTLGNLKTHQRIHTGERPYTCSQCGKSFGQAGNLKRHQLIHTGQKPYICAHCPKGFTKADDLRSHQRLHTGEKPFCCLQCGKSFGQSKELKAHQLSHTGERPFCCQHCGKSFTKEMSYHNHLQIHTGEKPYSCSQCGKTFSNSGVLKTHEKIHSGVRPFGCTQCGKSFGRLGHLKAHQQIHTGERPFACLQCGKNFSQSGHLKAHEQIHKRERSDMSSSSSSSGGSSSRSTDSS, encoded by the coding sequence atggcagagttagagacagagtgcATCACGCTAGGACTCGACACGCTGCATGCATCAGAGTGTGTCTCGCCGCCGCTGGATCTACTTCGGCCTGAGTGCACCTCGCCAACCCTCCACCTGCTCTCGTCCGACTGTAGCACGCCCACGCTCGGCACGCTGGCGGCAGAGATCGCAGAGCCCATGGTCATGCTGCCCTGCGTGAAGACTGAGCCCGCAGACGACCTGGACCCCATCCGCACTGTGGACCTGTCAGAGATCCAGCCGCTGAGCACGGCGGAGCTGGGCCACGAACAGATCAAGATGGAGATCAGTGGGCTGGACTACATCAAGTCTGAGCACCACGTCCACAGCCTCCACTGCTTCCACAGCTCCGAGTACGAGAGCGACTCGTATTCTATGAAGTCTCACTACGAGCCCAGCCTGGTGTTTGACTATATCACCCACGTGTCTGACAGCCTGGACTACATCAAGTCGGAGCAGCACGCCGACCTGCAGTGTTATTACACCACTGAGCTCGGGGCCATGAAGACGGAGTACGAGCCCAACCTGATGTCCAGCCACATCAAGACAGAGATGAGCCTCGAGTCCATCCACATGGCCGAGCTGCGGACCGAGCTAAACAAGCTCAGCCATGACGGGGTCATGGAAGGCCATAGGCTAGACAATGAGTTCCCTGGCGCAGGAGGCCTCTACGAGCTGCAGTCCGCCCAGGCTGGCAAAGGTTCAGGCCACACAAGCACGAAAGGGCATAGCACAACCCCACGCAAACCTCGTAACCTCAGTGGTGAGAAGCCTTTCTCTTGCACCCAGTGTGGGAAGAATTTCAGCACTCTGGGGAACCTCAAAACACACCAGcgcattcacacaggagagaggccgtATACCTGCTCGCAGTGCGGCAAGAGCTTCGGCCAGGCAGggaacctgaagaggcaccagctcATCCACACGGGTCAGAAACCCTACATCTGTGCCCACTGCCCCAAGGGCTTCACCAAAGCAGATGACCTCCGCTCACACCAGCGTCTACACACTGGCGAGAAGCCCTTCTGTTGCcttcagtgtgggaagagctttgggCAGTCCAAGGAGCTCAAAGCCCACCAGCTAAGCCACACCGGAGAGAGGCCTTTCTGCTGCCAACACTGCGGGAAGAGCTTCACCAAGGAAATGAGCTACCACAACCACCTGCAGATTCACACCGGCGAGAAACCGTACAGCTGCTCTCAGTGCGGGAAGACATTCAGCAACTCGGGGGTCCTCAAAACGCACGAGAAGATACATTCCGGGGTGAGGCCATTCGGCTGCACACAGTGTGGTAAGAGCTTTGGCCGTTTGGGACATCTTAAAGCACACCAGCAAATCCACACTGGGGAGCGACCTTTCGCCTGCCTCCAGTGTGGGAAGAACTTCAGCCAGTCAGGCCATCTCAAAGCACATGAGCAAATTCACAAAAGAGAGAGATCAGACATGAGCAGCAGCTCCAGCAGCAGTGGCGGCAGCAGCAGCCGCAGTACTGATAGTAGCTAA